The following is a genomic window from bacterium.
AGGGAGCGATCCGATTCCTCGGGCAGGCGAAGACTTGCCAGGCGGAAGGCAACGTCTCCGGACGAGCCACGGCGATCGCGAAGGCCCTGGCCATCGTGGGCGAGCTCCAGCAAAGCCTGAACCTCGAGGAGGGCGGTGAGATCGCTCGAAACCTCGATTCTCTCTACTTCTACGTGACGGATCGGCTTCTCGAAGCCAACGTGCGCGGCACGGCACAACCCCTGGATGAAGCCTCGGGTGTTCTCTCTACGCTGAACGAAGCGTGGGTCGAGATCTCGAAGCGGCCTGCTCCCGCCGCCAGCGGAAGTGCCGAGGCGTCCGCTTAGCGGTTCGCACGCTCGGGGGCGGATCGGACGTTCGTTTCGATCCCGCGTTGAAACCCCCGATTGCAGCCTGAAAGGCTGCCCGGCAGAATCTGCCGCCTAACGTCCACAGCTTGCGCGAGAGCTGCGTTTCGTTGGCATCGTCCTTGCTCTTGTCTCCGGCGTGGCATGGACGAAAGCGCGGCCCGCGCTCGAGGGCAACGACAAGCAGATTCTCGGCTCGGCGCCGAAGATCCTGGTGACCGGGGGCACTGGCTCCTTCGGACAGGCCTTCGTACGCCGGATCCTCGCTTCGACGCCGGATTGCACGATTCGCGTCTACAGCCGGGACGAACTCAAACAGTACGACATGGCGGCGAGCCTGGGCCACGATCCCCGGGTTCGCTTCTTTCTCGGTGACGTCCGGGATCGTGATCGGCTGGAACGTGCGATGCACGGCATCGATCTCGTGGTGCACGCGGCGGCGCTCAAGCACGTCCCGATCTGCGAGTTCAATCCCGCCGAGGCGGTCAAGACCAACATCCTGGGTTCCCAGAACGTGGTCGACGCCGCGATCGATGCGGGGGTGCG
Proteins encoded in this region:
- the fliS gene encoding flagellar export chaperone FliS, coding for MEIKTATPEMVIVKLYEGAIRFLGQAKTCQAEGNVSGRATAIAKALAIVGELQQSLNLEEGGEIARNLDSLYFYVTDRLLEANVRGTAQPLDEASGVLSTLNEAWVEISKRPAPAASGSAEASA